One Falsihalocynthiibacter arcticus DNA segment encodes these proteins:
- a CDS encoding arylsulfatase → MNLKPAKSKSTLVVVLAATSFFSVTASAQTITGTPGLPSATTTINGLQIPVPPPEFKGKIERNATASEPYWAPQIAPAKGSPNVLLIMTDDTGYGTPSTFGGVIPTPALDRVAAMGVSFTNFNSTALCSPTRAALITGRNHHSVGFGVIAEQATGYPGYNSIIADDKATVGTILKDNGYRTSWFGKNHNTPAFQVSQNGPFDQWPIGMGFEYFYGFMGGDTSQWTPGPLMRNTTPIYPYVGDTDYNLITAMADEAIDYMNRINTLAPEQPFFVYYVPGGVHAPHHPTKEWIDKISDMHLFDKGWNELRATIFANQKKLGVIPQHAELTPWPKDLLKPWDTLTDDEKKMFIRQVDVFAAYVAYTDHEIGRVIQAVDDMGKLDNTIVMYISGDNGGSAEGTLIGTPNEVAAFNGVNVPIKDQLAEFYDEWGSNETNPHMTVAWSWAFDTPFSWTKQVASHFGGIRQGMAIAWPDVIKDKGGIRHQFHHVIDIVPTILEATGITPPAVVNGVPQSPIEGVSMAYLFDAANTDAPSTHHTQYFEMMGDHAIYHDGWIGSTKVVRPPWEITGPVNQDPAGTPWELYDLNKDWTQAHDVAAENPEKLKEMQALFWKEAEKYQVLPLDASVATRLVTPRPSLTAGRDEFVWKGTFTGTPNGDAPSVLNTSYTITAEVDVPEGGGDGMILTQGGRFGGYGFYLLKGKPVVTWNLLDLERIRWEGADALSAGKHTVEFDFKYDGLGMGTLAYNSMSGIGRSGTGELKVDGKVVATQKMEKTIPLILQWDENLDVGADTGTGVDDKDYQTPFAFTGTLEKVTLKVAPPVLTEADKTKLKEAMVTKD, encoded by the coding sequence ATGAACCTGAAACCAGCAAAGTCCAAGTCGACATTGGTTGTTGTACTTGCGGCGACTTCATTTTTTTCGGTCACGGCATCCGCGCAAACAATCACAGGTACACCGGGATTGCCGTCAGCAACGACGACCATTAATGGTTTGCAGATTCCGGTGCCACCACCAGAATTCAAAGGCAAGATCGAGCGCAATGCGACGGCATCAGAGCCTTACTGGGCACCGCAAATCGCTCCGGCCAAAGGGTCACCAAACGTCCTTTTAATCATGACCGACGATACGGGCTATGGCACCCCGTCGACGTTCGGGGGTGTGATCCCGACTCCTGCTCTGGATCGGGTCGCCGCGATGGGCGTCAGTTTCACAAACTTCAATTCGACGGCTCTTTGTTCGCCAACGCGGGCGGCGCTTATCACGGGGCGCAATCACCACTCCGTCGGATTTGGCGTCATCGCCGAACAAGCCACTGGATACCCCGGCTACAACAGCATCATTGCCGATGACAAAGCGACCGTGGGCACTATCCTAAAAGACAACGGATATCGCACATCGTGGTTCGGCAAAAACCATAATACACCCGCCTTCCAAGTCAGTCAGAATGGACCGTTTGACCAATGGCCCATCGGCATGGGTTTTGAGTATTTCTATGGGTTTATGGGCGGCGACACCAGCCAGTGGACTCCAGGGCCGTTGATGCGGAACACAACCCCGATTTATCCTTACGTAGGCGACACAGACTACAACTTGATCACGGCCATGGCGGATGAAGCCATCGATTATATGAACCGGATCAATACGCTGGCGCCTGAGCAGCCCTTCTTTGTCTATTATGTTCCGGGCGGCGTGCATGCGCCACATCACCCAACCAAAGAATGGATCGACAAGATCAGTGATATGCACCTGTTTGACAAAGGGTGGAATGAACTGCGCGCAACCATCTTTGCCAATCAGAAAAAGCTGGGCGTTATTCCACAACACGCTGAGTTGACGCCTTGGCCAAAAGATTTGCTGAAACCTTGGGACACTCTCACGGACGACGAAAAGAAGATGTTCATTCGTCAAGTTGATGTGTTTGCGGCCTATGTTGCCTATACCGACCACGAAATCGGCCGTGTTATTCAAGCCGTCGATGATATGGGCAAACTTGATAATACGATTGTCATGTACATCAGCGGCGACAACGGCGGCAGCGCCGAAGGCACGTTGATTGGCACCCCGAATGAAGTCGCGGCGTTCAACGGTGTGAACGTTCCAATCAAAGACCAACTTGCTGAATTCTACGACGAATGGGGCAGCAACGAAACCAACCCCCACATGACAGTTGCATGGTCTTGGGCCTTTGACACGCCGTTCTCATGGACCAAACAGGTCGCATCGCATTTTGGCGGTATCCGGCAAGGGATGGCCATCGCTTGGCCTGATGTAATCAAGGACAAGGGCGGTATTCGCCACCAGTTCCACCACGTTATCGACATTGTTCCGACAATCCTTGAGGCGACGGGCATCACACCACCTGCCGTGGTCAATGGCGTTCCACAAAGTCCCATCGAGGGTGTTAGCATGGCGTATCTATTTGATGCGGCCAACACCGACGCGCCCTCAACACACCATACCCAGTATTTCGAAATGATGGGCGATCACGCCATTTATCATGACGGCTGGATTGGCAGCACGAAAGTTGTGCGTCCACCGTGGGAAATCACCGGTCCTGTGAACCAAGACCCCGCAGGCACACCGTGGGAACTCTATGACCTGAACAAAGACTGGACACAAGCGCACGATGTGGCGGCGGAAAACCCAGAAAAGCTCAAAGAGATGCAGGCGCTTTTCTGGAAAGAAGCCGAGAAATATCAAGTCCTTCCTTTGGATGCATCCGTGGCGACCCGCTTGGTCACTCCACGGCCAAGTTTGACGGCTGGACGCGATGAATTCGTCTGGAAAGGAACCTTTACCGGAACTCCGAACGGCGATGCTCCTTCGGTTCTGAATACCTCCTACACGATCACGGCAGAAGTGGATGTACCCGAAGGTGGCGGCGATGGCATGATCCTGACACAGGGTGGTCGTTTCGGCGGATACGGTTTCTATCTTCTCAAAGGCAAACCCGTGGTCACTTGGAACCTGCTGGACCTTGAGCGGATCCGCTGGGAAGGCGCTGATGCGCTAAGCGCTGGCAAACATACCGTGGAGTTCGACTTCAAATACGACGGGCTTGGTATGGGCACTCTGGCTTACAATAGCATGAGCGGCATTGGTCGATCTGGGACTGGTGAGTTGAAGGTCGACGGTAAGGTTGTCGCCACGCAAAAAATGGAGAAAACCATTCCGTTGATTTTGCAGTGGGATGAAAATCTGGATGTCGGGGCCGACACTGGCACCGGCGTCGACGATAAGGATTACCAAACCCCGTTTGCGTTCACTGGTACGCTGGAGAAAGTGACCCTTAAGGTGGCCCCTCCGGTTCTAACAGAGGCCGACAAAACCAAGCTGAAGGAAGCGATGGTTACCAAAGACTAA
- a CDS encoding DUF1254 domain-containing protein, with the protein MDISRRTLTTGAMGALATTTIARPSWAQSDSISDELLGNTDFWTAVEAYTYAYPLVTMEYTRRVLTNVAEPKGTRAPMGQLGRLREYPDASFKDVTAPNADTLYTYGFFDVSKEPYIVSVPDMDDRYALFPMLDGWTNVFDVPGKRTTGTGAQTFAVTGPGWTGTLPEGVTEYKSPTSMVWLLGRIYCTGTKEDYAAVHKIQDEMSLVPLSSFGKDYTPPAGKVDPSIDMKTAVRDQVNALDAVEYFTLFSELLKTNPPAAADAPILKKMADIGIVPGQDFDASKLDVVLQKKVPQIAFARIMLHFKDSDGDITDINGWAYTTKTGLYGTNYIQRALITAIGLGANRPQDAVYPTSTKSASGLIHRDYDGSEKYVIRFEKGQLPPVNGFWSITMYNAKYFFVANPLNRYSISARQDLKANADGSVDIYLQNESPGADKESNWLPAPKDKFILMMRLYWPKEGNPSILDGSWVLPPATKAS; encoded by the coding sequence ATGGATATTTCACGTCGCACGCTAACGACAGGCGCCATGGGCGCATTGGCAACCACCACAATAGCGCGCCCCAGCTGGGCGCAGTCAGATTCGATCTCTGACGAGCTTCTGGGCAACACAGATTTCTGGACAGCCGTTGAAGCTTATACCTATGCCTACCCACTCGTCACGATGGAATACACCCGCCGTGTCTTAACAAATGTCGCCGAACCAAAGGGAACAAGAGCCCCAATGGGCCAACTTGGGCGCCTGCGTGAATACCCCGATGCGTCGTTCAAGGATGTTACGGCGCCGAACGCGGATACCCTCTATACCTACGGGTTCTTTGATGTGAGCAAAGAGCCCTATATCGTTAGCGTGCCAGACATGGATGACCGCTATGCGTTGTTCCCGATGTTGGATGGCTGGACCAATGTTTTCGATGTTCCGGGCAAACGGACAACCGGAACTGGTGCTCAGACCTTTGCCGTGACCGGGCCTGGTTGGACGGGAACTCTGCCAGAGGGCGTGACCGAGTACAAATCCCCCACCAGCATGGTCTGGCTGCTTGGACGCATCTATTGCACTGGAACCAAGGAAGATTACGCCGCAGTTCACAAAATTCAAGATGAAATGTCTCTGGTGCCCCTCAGTTCCTTTGGAAAGGACTATACGCCGCCAGCAGGCAAAGTTGATCCATCCATAGATATGAAAACTGCGGTGCGCGACCAAGTGAACGCGTTGGATGCGGTCGAGTATTTCACTCTGTTCAGCGAATTACTCAAAACCAATCCTCCTGCCGCAGCGGATGCGCCAATTCTCAAGAAGATGGCCGATATTGGCATTGTTCCAGGACAAGACTTTGATGCCAGCAAGTTGGACGTTGTGCTTCAGAAGAAGGTGCCCCAAATCGCCTTTGCTCGGATCATGCTGCACTTCAAAGACAGTGATGGCGACATAACCGACATCAATGGTTGGGCCTATACAACCAAGACCGGACTTTATGGCACGAACTATATCCAACGTGCATTGATCACGGCCATTGGCCTTGGGGCAAACCGCCCGCAGGACGCCGTGTATCCGACCAGCACTAAATCAGCGAGCGGGCTGATCCATCGGGACTATGACGGGTCGGAAAAATACGTCATCCGGTTTGAAAAAGGTCAATTGCCACCGGTCAACGGATTTTGGTCAATCACGATGTACAACGCCAAATATTTCTTTGTCGCCAATCCCCTGAACAGGTATTCGATCAGCGCTCGTCAAGATTTGAAAGCCAATGCTGACGGATCCGTGGACATCTATCTTCAAAACGAGTCCCCCGGAGCGGACAAGGAGTCTAACTGGCTACCGGCTCCCAAGGACAAGTTCATTTTGATGATGCGTCTGTATTGGCCCAAAGAAGGCAATCCGTCTATTCTCGACGGTTCTTGGGTGCTTCCTCCAGCAACTAAGGCGAGCTGA
- a CDS encoding DUF1214 domain-containing protein, protein MRGLDVYLDNVGAISLNTVLDGLSSAGADAPNKVAIFEQLMDSQPLVITANTSTLYAYTGTDLIAAIGIVKGKPFKPDARMKKLLVDAGALGNATSRAMTYQPRIDGMSIYPDSDSAWVTLFAIKNTSFEADGTMGLGARVLYCFNAGGVTPAMAVTEPVAGSDYAVGYLDADKPPMDGGKSYKLTLPKDVHVNNFWAETIYHAQTRPQLQTSQKFPTVGSLTTGMTCIFLGGAPSRSERSPHVGQF, encoded by the coding sequence ATGCGGGGTCTTGATGTATATTTGGACAATGTTGGTGCGATTTCGCTGAACACCGTCCTTGATGGGCTGAGCAGTGCCGGTGCTGACGCGCCCAACAAGGTGGCTATTTTCGAGCAGTTGATGGATTCTCAACCTTTGGTCATTACGGCGAATACCTCAACGCTCTATGCCTATACGGGTACCGACCTTATCGCTGCGATTGGCATCGTAAAGGGGAAACCCTTTAAACCAGATGCGCGGATGAAGAAACTGCTGGTTGATGCAGGCGCCCTTGGCAATGCTACGTCGCGGGCCATGACGTATCAACCGCGCATCGATGGCATGTCCATTTACCCCGACAGCGATAGTGCGTGGGTCACACTGTTTGCCATTAAGAACACTTCGTTTGAGGCCGATGGCACGATGGGTCTGGGTGCACGGGTGCTGTATTGTTTCAACGCAGGCGGTGTGACGCCCGCCATGGCCGTCACCGAACCGGTTGCGGGGTCGGACTATGCGGTTGGGTATTTGGATGCTGACAAACCGCCTATGGACGGTGGGAAATCCTACAAGCTGACCTTGCCAAAGGATGTGCACGTGAACAATTTCTGGGCCGAAACCATCTATCATGCCCAGACGCGCCCGCAACTTCAAACCAGCCAGAAGTTTCCGACGGTTGGAAGCCTGACCACAGGGATGACATGCATTTTTTTAGGTGGGGCTCCTTCCCGATCTGAGAGGTCGCCGCATGTCGGCCAGTTTTAA
- a CDS encoding LysR family transcriptional regulator: MNLSQIRVLVAVSDTGSLTAAAQRLGLSQSGVSQALAALETHLGVMLISRTQRGAEATAIGDEVLAEARDVLASLDRIKRATDLARGVEQGRLRLAAFPSVFHTLLPPLLRRFQELHPGIEVVTLEASDTEIEAWLAAGTVDLGVTAVESYSATQFPLGQDDWVAVLPSGHAIATAPIHSVSLARLSNEPFILATGGCTIHAGSLAETLGCGLQDVRMEVRDWISSFALVREGLGVTVVPEPTLPSDRRGIRVLPLKEDLHRYFALKPSFLAQNNPAVSAFLNLARSQVQMLQTSNSEKLLV; this comes from the coding sequence ATGAATTTATCGCAAATCCGTGTGCTCGTGGCCGTTTCGGATACAGGTAGCCTCACCGCTGCCGCCCAGAGGTTGGGCCTGTCACAATCGGGTGTCAGCCAAGCCTTGGCGGCACTTGAAACGCACCTCGGGGTCATGCTCATATCTCGGACACAACGCGGTGCTGAAGCAACGGCGATTGGCGACGAGGTTCTCGCAGAAGCGCGTGATGTGCTTGCCAGTCTTGACCGGATCAAACGCGCCACCGATTTGGCCCGTGGCGTTGAACAGGGGCGTCTGCGGCTTGCGGCGTTTCCGTCCGTTTTTCACACACTTCTGCCGCCGCTTCTGCGCCGCTTTCAGGAATTACATCCGGGCATTGAGGTCGTGACATTAGAAGCCAGTGATACCGAAATCGAAGCTTGGCTCGCCGCAGGCACGGTGGACCTTGGGGTGACCGCCGTCGAAAGCTATAGCGCCACTCAATTCCCGCTGGGGCAAGACGATTGGGTGGCCGTCCTGCCTTCTGGCCACGCGATCGCGACGGCGCCTATTCACAGCGTCTCTTTGGCGCGCCTCTCAAATGAGCCATTTATATTGGCAACGGGCGGGTGCACGATCCACGCGGGAAGCCTTGCGGAGACCCTCGGTTGTGGGTTGCAAGACGTTCGGATGGAGGTGCGCGACTGGATCAGCTCCTTCGCCCTCGTGCGCGAAGGATTGGGCGTCACAGTGGTGCCAGAACCCACCCTGCCCTCCGACCGGCGCGGCATAAGGGTTCTGCCGTTAAAAGAAGATTTGCACCGGTATTTTGCGCTTAAACCTTCATTTTTGGCCCAAAATAACCCTGCGGTATCGGCTTTCCTAAATCTAGCTCGATCACAGGTTCAGATGCTGCAGACTTCGAATTCGGAAAAATTGCTCGTTTAG
- a CDS encoding DHA2 family efflux MFS transporter permease subunit: MTTRTVETTRSFPPAVAIAALGASSFMITLDATALHVALPTIAEELGAGLSALQWITNAYTLVFAGLLLSSGALSDRLGARRVFLAALLFFLGASTLCGLAPSTEVLIAARAIQGIGAAAILPSSMALLVHAFPNPKDRAYALGTWSAISAVALVAGPLLGGFLAGTLGWRAIFLLNLPVGLLAYIAASMSVGNPDQQRRAFDLLGQIFGMVALIALVFAATEGQELGWMSFPVLATAVVGVVALAAFVITERRHHDPMLPFQLFRSRAFTGAIMASFLYNFAYYGALFSLSIILQADGAAPVSVGLKFAPMTATTAIVAFAIGRMVAKFGAPLPGMVTLSIGAVGAALMVFGGFTSTIFLLGSLLIGIGGATLPAIVAAALENVPSARAGVGSAVLNTARQAGGAFGVAVLGTLIATASPSVALATISASFLLGAIAMKVSLNPAAK; encoded by the coding sequence ATGACCACTCGTACAGTTGAAACCACCCGCAGTTTCCCCCCCGCCGTTGCGATTGCTGCGCTTGGCGCGAGTTCGTTCATGATTACGCTGGACGCGACGGCCTTGCATGTGGCTTTGCCCACAATTGCAGAGGAGTTGGGCGCTGGGTTGTCAGCCCTTCAATGGATCACCAATGCTTACACGCTGGTCTTTGCTGGTTTACTCCTGTCCTCGGGGGCGCTTTCCGACAGGCTTGGCGCACGCAGGGTCTTCCTCGCGGCGCTCCTTTTTTTCTTGGGAGCATCGACGTTGTGCGGCCTTGCGCCCTCTACGGAAGTGCTGATCGCGGCACGGGCCATTCAAGGTATCGGGGCCGCTGCGATCCTTCCAAGTTCTATGGCACTCCTTGTGCATGCGTTTCCGAACCCAAAAGACCGTGCATACGCCCTTGGAACTTGGAGCGCGATTTCGGCCGTGGCGCTGGTGGCCGGGCCTTTGCTGGGTGGCTTTCTTGCCGGAACTCTAGGGTGGCGCGCGATCTTTCTTTTGAACCTGCCTGTTGGGCTTTTGGCTTATATTGCGGCTTCAATGTCTGTTGGAAATCCCGACCAGCAGCGACGTGCGTTTGATCTGCTTGGTCAGATATTTGGCATGGTGGCCCTCATCGCACTGGTTTTCGCGGCCACGGAAGGTCAGGAATTGGGCTGGATGTCGTTTCCCGTGCTGGCGACGGCGGTCGTCGGTGTGGTGGCCCTCGCGGCCTTCGTGATAACAGAGCGACGCCACCACGATCCCATGCTGCCATTCCAGCTTTTTAGATCACGCGCCTTCACTGGTGCGATCATGGCCTCGTTCCTCTACAACTTTGCCTACTACGGCGCATTATTTTCGCTATCGATCATCCTTCAGGCAGATGGGGCCGCGCCAGTTTCTGTCGGACTTAAGTTCGCCCCCATGACAGCCACCACAGCCATCGTAGCCTTTGCGATTGGCCGTATGGTCGCAAAGTTTGGAGCGCCCCTTCCAGGAATGGTAACCTTGAGCATTGGCGCGGTTGGCGCGGCGCTCATGGTTTTCGGAGGTTTTACGTCCACAATCTTCCTGCTTGGTTCCCTGCTGATCGGAATTGGCGGCGCGACACTGCCTGCCATCGTGGCCGCAGCCCTTGAGAACGTGCCGTCCGCAAGAGCGGGCGTCGGATCCGCAGTGCTCAACACCGCGCGTCAGGCTGGCGGTGCTTTCGGCGTGGCCGTTCTTGGAACTCTGATTGCCACGGCATCGCCAAGCGTGGCATTGGCAACAATCAGCGCAAGCTTCCTCCTCGGTGCCATCGCAATGAAGGTCAGTTTGAATCCTGCCGCGAAATGA
- a CDS encoding WD40/YVTN/BNR-like repeat-containing protein codes for MSVNNINVLVGTTKGVFLLSGGTDREGWKVRGPYCDGWPINHVVGDAKTGTLWAGGGGDWHGAGIWRSTDGGESWQVTRLSKGKMDEWAAIDPDFAKMIGWTDEALPFTDDFSQIWSLNFSHGKLYAGTKPANLLESKDRGEQWTKVEGLTDHPSFEAWIPGAAGLVLHTIVPEPSNPEKLWVGISAAGVFATEDGGTTWERRIRLSNAEACQGHDHPAAPQNGELGHCVHNMVRAPGHEDVLYQQNHHGVWRSSNGGRSWDDISNGLPSLFGFPIAVHPRDPNTVWTLPLNGDSKGRFPPDASAAVWRSQDGGQSWQDMRQGLPQDACYFTVLRQAMATDTRTPAGVYFGTNSGSVFASSDEGETWQEIARHLPTILSVEILDGP; via the coding sequence ATGTCTGTAAACAATATCAATGTACTTGTTGGCACGACTAAGGGTGTTTTTCTATTGTCTGGCGGCACCGACCGCGAGGGCTGGAAGGTGCGCGGGCCTTACTGTGACGGTTGGCCAATTAACCACGTTGTGGGAGATGCCAAAACCGGGACTCTGTGGGCTGGCGGTGGAGGTGATTGGCACGGAGCGGGCATTTGGCGCTCAACCGATGGCGGTGAAAGCTGGCAGGTCACCCGCTTATCAAAAGGCAAGATGGACGAATGGGCCGCCATCGATCCAGACTTCGCCAAGATGATCGGCTGGACCGATGAGGCGCTACCCTTCACGGATGACTTTTCCCAGATATGGTCGCTAAACTTCAGTCACGGCAAGCTTTACGCGGGAACCAAACCTGCGAACCTGTTGGAAAGTAAGGATCGCGGCGAACAATGGACCAAGGTTGAGGGCCTCACGGATCATCCTTCCTTTGAAGCGTGGATACCTGGGGCCGCGGGATTGGTGCTGCATACAATCGTGCCTGAGCCGTCGAATCCGGAGAAACTCTGGGTCGGCATATCCGCCGCAGGTGTCTTCGCCACCGAGGACGGCGGTACCACTTGGGAGCGCCGCATTCGCCTTTCAAACGCTGAAGCCTGTCAGGGGCATGACCATCCCGCCGCGCCCCAAAACGGTGAACTTGGGCATTGCGTGCACAATATGGTGCGGGCGCCGGGGCATGAGGATGTGCTTTATCAACAGAACCATCACGGGGTCTGGCGTTCCTCCAATGGCGGGCGCAGTTGGGACGACATTAGTAACGGCCTACCGTCGCTCTTTGGCTTCCCGATCGCGGTCCACCCGCGCGATCCTAACACGGTCTGGACCCTCCCTTTGAATGGCGACAGCAAAGGGCGCTTCCCACCCGATGCTTCAGCGGCGGTATGGCGTTCGCAGGACGGTGGGCAAAGCTGGCAGGATATGCGTCAGGGATTACCGCAAGACGCGTGTTATTTCACCGTTTTGAGACAGGCCATGGCCACGGACACCCGCACCCCAGCGGGGGTCTATTTTGGGACAAACTCTGGCTCGGTCTTTGCCAGTTCCGACGAGGGCGAAACATGGCAAGAGATCGCGCGACATCTGCCGACAATACTTTCGGTGGAAATCTTAGACGGCCCATAA
- a CDS encoding alpha/beta hydrolase encodes MAQVTDPEVLKFIAETEAAYPSEANMATPEENRTYYDAMCAVFWAPHPEGVAVLDIEVGGIPVRQYRSKTSGKGAILYTHGGGFVVGSLDSHDDVCAELAAATGAEVWSSHYRLCPEHSYPAALDDVETVWRKLTADGRRAIVVGDSAGARLSAALCLRLRRVGGPMPLAQILIYPGLGGDKTLPSFVDNAEAPLLRTVDLAHYESLYKGDRQDEDNPELSPLRARDFANLPPAFVVTADVDPLRDEGPAYVEKLRSAGVEATWRNEPQLIHGYLRARHRSQRARDSFAAIIAAARAFLA; translated from the coding sequence ATGGCACAAGTCACCGACCCAGAAGTACTAAAATTCATCGCAGAGACCGAAGCGGCATACCCGTCCGAGGCCAATATGGCCACGCCAGAGGAAAACCGCACGTATTATGATGCCATGTGCGCGGTATTTTGGGCGCCGCACCCCGAAGGTGTAGCGGTTCTAGATATCGAAGTTGGCGGTATTCCTGTGCGCCAATACCGATCGAAAACTTCCGGCAAGGGGGCAATACTTTATACGCACGGCGGTGGTTTCGTCGTGGGGTCGTTGGACAGTCACGATGACGTCTGCGCGGAACTTGCGGCGGCCACGGGGGCCGAGGTTTGGTCCAGTCATTATCGTTTGTGTCCGGAACATAGCTATCCGGCGGCGTTGGATGATGTCGAAACGGTTTGGCGGAAATTAACCGCAGATGGGCGAAGAGCCATCGTTGTTGGCGATAGTGCGGGGGCGCGGCTTAGTGCGGCGCTGTGTTTGCGTTTGCGCAGGGTCGGGGGGCCAATGCCACTGGCACAGATCTTGATTTATCCAGGGCTTGGCGGCGACAAGACGTTGCCTTCGTTTGTGGATAACGCGGAGGCTCCGCTCCTTCGGACTGTCGATTTGGCGCATTATGAATCCCTCTATAAGGGTGATCGTCAGGATGAAGACAACCCCGAACTTTCGCCTCTTCGGGCGCGGGATTTTGCCAATTTACCGCCTGCCTTTGTCGTCACGGCGGATGTGGATCCCTTGCGTGATGAGGGGCCTGCCTATGTTGAGAAATTGCGCAGCGCGGGCGTAGAGGCCACGTGGCGCAACGAGCCACAACTTATCCATGGGTATTTACGAGCCCGCCACAGAAGCCAGAGAGCGCGCGACAGTTTTGCCGCGATCATTGCTGCGGCGCGGGCATTTCTTGCCTGA
- a CDS encoding GlxA family transcriptional regulator, whose product MPDKSPTFCFLLFDGFSNMVLASALEPLRVAHGLPTGPDFTWETASVFDQPVQSSSGLQITPSLALAEVKSVDYLILVSGYGVRQHATPEVFLKLHQLRNITRHIVGIDTGVWLMAEAGFLEGHEATIHWQEMNAFGERFPNVKLSEDRFVQSGTHITCGGASTVMDMILKLIQDQYGAALAFDVSNMFVFDVNWKFGINQGAGLMKTAGSPALRAAVNTMADNIEHPISLSDIAAATSTSLRSLNRIFLHELQMPPGKYYQLLRLTRARDMAVETHLSVIQIALLTGFSSASALSRAFSTHYKMRISSVRKRKLVL is encoded by the coding sequence ATGCCAGATAAGTCACCAACCTTCTGTTTTCTACTGTTTGATGGATTCTCAAACATGGTGCTCGCCAGCGCTCTTGAGCCGCTGCGCGTGGCGCATGGTCTTCCCACGGGGCCGGATTTCACATGGGAAACGGCGAGTGTTTTTGATCAACCGGTTCAAAGCTCCAGTGGCCTTCAGATCACACCAAGCCTCGCTTTGGCCGAGGTGAAAAGCGTCGATTATTTGATCTTGGTCAGCGGCTATGGGGTTCGCCAACACGCGACACCAGAGGTGTTTTTAAAGCTGCATCAGCTTCGCAACATCACACGTCATATTGTTGGAATTGATACCGGCGTTTGGCTCATGGCTGAGGCAGGGTTTCTAGAGGGTCACGAGGCCACCATCCACTGGCAGGAAATGAATGCATTTGGCGAGAGGTTCCCTAATGTGAAGCTTTCCGAAGACCGTTTTGTGCAATCGGGAACCCATATCACATGTGGCGGGGCCTCCACCGTCATGGATATGATTTTGAAGCTCATTCAGGATCAATATGGGGCCGCCCTCGCCTTTGACGTCTCAAATATGTTTGTGTTTGATGTGAACTGGAAGTTTGGGATCAACCAAGGGGCGGGGCTGATGAAAACCGCTGGATCGCCTGCCTTGCGCGCGGCCGTCAACACCATGGCAGACAATATTGAGCACCCCATTTCACTCTCGGATATTGCGGCTGCCACCTCGACATCCCTGCGAAGTTTGAACCGCATTTTCTTACATGAACTGCAAATGCCACCCGGTAAATACTACCAGCTTCTGCGATTAACGCGTGCGCGGGACATGGCGGTGGAAACACACCTCTCAGTGATTCAGATCGCGCTCCTGACGGGTTTTTCATCGGCTTCAGCGCTTAGCCGCGCTTTCTCAACGCACTATAAAATGCGCATAAGTTCCGTGCGTAAACGAAAATTGGTTCTTTAG